In the genome of Cupriavidus malaysiensis, one region contains:
- a CDS encoding VOC family protein, which produces MSESTAVLPPFHLAFPVHSIASAREFYGDLLGCSEGRSAEDWVDFNFYGHQIVAHLAPEECGHRKTSAVDGDAVPVRHFGVVLSMAQWEAAADKLKAAGLQFIIEPHIRFKGEVGEQATMFFLDPSGNALELKAFANIASLFAK; this is translated from the coding sequence ATGAGCGAATCCACTGCCGTCCTGCCCCCGTTCCACCTGGCCTTCCCGGTCCACAGCATCGCCAGCGCCCGTGAGTTCTACGGCGACCTGCTGGGCTGCTCGGAAGGCCGCAGCGCCGAGGACTGGGTCGACTTCAATTTCTATGGCCACCAGATCGTCGCCCATCTGGCGCCGGAAGAGTGCGGCCACCGCAAGACCAGCGCGGTCGACGGCGATGCCGTGCCGGTGCGCCACTTCGGCGTGGTGCTGTCGATGGCGCAATGGGAAGCAGCCGCCGACAAGCTCAAGGCCGCCGGCCTGCAGTTCATCATCGAGCCGCACATCCGCTTCAAGGGCGAAGTCGGCGAGCAGGCCACCATGTTCTTCCTGGACCCGTCGGGCAATGCGCTGGAACTGAAGGCCTTCGCCAACATCGCCTCGCTGTTCGCCAAGTAA
- a CDS encoding LysR family transcriptional regulator translates to MLRELRTLIAVARHGTFAGAGARIGLTQSAVSAQIHRLEEELGFPLFDRTGRSARLNASGRETLALAEELITLYDRLGHQGLAAQGNAMVRIGAIASAQATFLADAIARFRAELPACRIRVVPGVSLNLLGQVDAGEVDIAVMIRPPYALPAELEWRSLLREPFVLLAPAALAGRGWREVVESEPFIRYDRGSFGGRLVDQFLRQQRLAVQEAIELDELEGIAQLVARGLGVALLPRTLAGGHWPAQVVALPLGDETFYREVGLVERARHSRQPVASRLAEHIGAAAQMLVEGQEKAARVRGRRRADGP, encoded by the coding sequence ATGCTGCGAGAACTGCGCACCTTGATCGCCGTGGCCCGCCACGGCACCTTCGCCGGCGCGGGGGCCCGCATCGGCCTGACCCAGTCGGCGGTCAGCGCCCAGATCCACCGGCTCGAAGAGGAACTGGGCTTCCCGCTGTTCGACCGGACCGGACGCTCGGCCCGGCTCAATGCCTCCGGCCGCGAAACGCTGGCCCTGGCCGAGGAACTGATCACGCTGTATGACCGCCTGGGCCACCAGGGCCTGGCCGCCCAGGGCAACGCCATGGTGCGCATCGGCGCCATCGCCTCGGCGCAGGCCACCTTCCTGGCCGATGCCATTGCCCGCTTCCGCGCCGAGCTGCCCGCATGCCGCATCCGCGTGGTGCCCGGCGTCTCGCTCAACCTGCTCGGCCAGGTCGATGCCGGCGAAGTCGACATCGCGGTGATGATCCGCCCGCCCTATGCGTTGCCGGCCGAGCTGGAATGGCGCTCCCTGCTGCGCGAGCCCTTCGTGCTGCTGGCGCCGGCCGCGCTGGCCGGGCGCGGCTGGCGCGAGGTGGTCGAGAGCGAGCCCTTCATCCGCTACGACCGCGGCTCGTTCGGCGGACGCCTGGTCGACCAGTTCCTGCGCCAGCAGCGGCTGGCCGTGCAGGAGGCCATCGAACTGGACGAACTGGAAGGCATTGCGCAACTGGTGGCGCGCGGACTTGGCGTCGCGCTGCTGCCGCGCACACTGGCGGGCGGCCATTGGCCAGCGCAAGTGGTGGCGCTGCCGCTGGGGGATGAGACCTTCTACCGGGAGGTCGGACTGGTCGAGCGCGCGCGCCACAGCCGGCAGCCGGTGGCAAGCCGGCTCGCCGAACATATCGGGGCGGCGGCGCAGATGCTGGTGGAGGGACAGGAGAAGGCGGCGCGCGTGCGCGGCCGCCGGCGCGCGGACGGACCATGA
- a CDS encoding DUF2076 domain-containing protein produces the protein MTPQEMQALDTFLTQLVQANAGTKDAQAEARIADAAARQPDAAYLLVQRAMLLDHALASAKAQIATLQSQLQAAQAAQVNGGSHFLDGDSAWGNSAGRAVPPAAMPASMQPAPQPMPPSMQQPMPQSVPQPARPGFLGGGLGGALGSIASTAAGVAGGAFLFQGLENLFHRNSGGGGFFGQPALGSMPAETTVVNNYYDNGDGGSAFDARERASDGGFLDSGLDAGLDNDDFLNDDSSIV, from the coding sequence ATGACCCCCCAAGAAATGCAGGCCCTGGACACCTTCCTGACCCAGCTGGTGCAGGCCAACGCCGGCACCAAGGACGCGCAGGCCGAAGCGCGCATCGCCGACGCGGCCGCGCGGCAGCCGGACGCGGCCTACCTGCTGGTCCAGCGCGCCATGCTGCTGGACCATGCGCTGGCCTCGGCCAAGGCGCAGATCGCCACGCTGCAGAGCCAGTTGCAGGCAGCGCAGGCAGCGCAGGTCAACGGTGGCAGCCACTTCCTCGATGGGGACAGCGCCTGGGGCAACAGCGCCGGCCGCGCGGTGCCGCCCGCCGCCATGCCGGCCTCGATGCAGCCCGCGCCGCAGCCGATGCCGCCGTCCATGCAGCAACCGATGCCGCAATCCGTGCCGCAGCCGGCCCGGCCCGGCTTCCTCGGCGGCGGCCTGGGCGGCGCACTCGGCAGCATCGCCAGCACTGCCGCGGGCGTGGCCGGAGGTGCCTTCCTGTTCCAGGGCCTCGAGAACCTGTTCCACCGCAACAGCGGCGGCGGCGGTTTCTTCGGCCAGCCGGCGCTGGGTTCGATGCCGGCCGAAACCACGGTCGTCAACAACTACTACGACAACGGTGATGGCGGCAGCGCCTTCGACGCGCGCGAGCGGGCATCGGACGGCGGCTTCCTCGATTCCGGCCTCGATGCCGGCCTCGATAACGACGATTTCCTGAACGACGACTCGTCCATCGTCTGA
- a CDS encoding MFS transporter, whose protein sequence is MPLALLALTLSAFAIGTTEFVIVGLIPTIATDLGIRLPSAGLLVSLYALSVAVGAPVLTALTARVPRKTLLAGLMVLFTLGNLLAWLAPGYGVLVAARVLTGLAHGVFFSIGSVIATTLVPRERAARAIATMFSGMTVAFVAGIPLGTFIGQHFGWRATFLVVAGFGVVALLGSLLFVPGNIAQAAPAPLRQQLEVLARPRLLLVYAMTATGYGGSLIAFTFLAPILQELAGFTPGQVSLMLVAYGVSVALGNVWGGRLADRLGPVPALQRIFLLLAVVLLVLGVTAHYRWAAALTVLAWGAVAFGNVPGLQLYVVRQARAVAPQAADVAAGFNIAAFNLGVAGGAWAGGLIVDHLGLGTTPWLAGLVTLGALALTTLSGRLDRRAGLPVHDGTGEVVATH, encoded by the coding sequence ATGCCTCTCGCCCTGCTTGCGCTGACCCTCAGCGCTTTTGCTATCGGCACGACGGAATTCGTCATCGTCGGCCTGATTCCCACCATCGCCACCGACCTCGGTATCCGCCTGCCATCGGCCGGACTGCTGGTCAGCCTGTACGCGCTGAGCGTCGCCGTGGGCGCGCCGGTGCTGACCGCGCTGACCGCCCGCGTGCCGCGCAAGACCTTGCTGGCGGGCTTGATGGTCTTGTTCACGCTGGGCAATCTGCTGGCCTGGCTGGCGCCCGGCTACGGCGTGCTGGTCGCCGCGCGCGTGCTGACCGGCCTGGCGCACGGCGTGTTCTTCTCGATCGGCTCGGTGATCGCCACCACCCTGGTGCCGCGCGAGCGGGCCGCCCGCGCCATCGCCACCATGTTCAGCGGCATGACGGTGGCCTTCGTCGCCGGCATTCCGCTGGGCACCTTCATCGGCCAGCATTTCGGCTGGCGCGCGACCTTCCTGGTGGTGGCCGGCTTCGGCGTGGTGGCGCTGCTGGGCAGCCTGCTGTTCGTGCCGGGCAACATCGCCCAGGCCGCTCCCGCGCCGCTGCGCCAGCAGCTCGAGGTGCTGGCGCGGCCGCGCCTGCTGCTGGTCTATGCCATGACGGCGACCGGCTACGGCGGCTCGCTGATCGCCTTCACCTTCCTCGCCCCCATCCTGCAGGAGCTGGCCGGTTTCACCCCGGGCCAGGTCAGCCTGATGCTGGTCGCCTACGGCGTCTCGGTGGCGCTGGGCAACGTCTGGGGCGGCCGCCTGGCCGACCGGCTGGGCCCGGTACCGGCGCTGCAGCGCATCTTCCTGCTGCTCGCCGTGGTGCTGCTGGTGCTGGGTGTCACCGCGCACTACCGCTGGGCGGCGGCGCTGACGGTGCTGGCCTGGGGCGCGGTGGCCTTCGGCAATGTGCCCGGGCTGCAGCTCTATGTGGTGCGCCAGGCGAGGGCGGTCGCGCCGCAGGCTGCCGACGTGGCCGCGGGCTTCAATATCGCCGCCTTCAACCTCGGCGTGGCGGGTGGCGCCTGGGCCGGCGGGCTGATCGTCGACCACCTGGGCCTCGGCACCACGCCGTGGCTGGCGGGGCTCGTCACGCTGGGCGCGCTGGCCCTGACCACGCTGAGCGGGCGCCTCGACCGGCGCGCCGGCCTGCCGGTCCATGATGGCACGGGCGAGGTTGTCGCCACGCACTGA
- a CDS encoding HigA family addiction module antitoxin: MIKHFAHAGLRKFFETGSKAGIQPHHADRLRKQLGALNHATRPEDMGVPAWGLHALSGGMAGCWSVSVNANWRLTFRFEDGHAYVVDHQDYHQQHQGTMKHQETIMTPMHNPPHPGAVLSDWLEGLDGITITAFAAHLGVTRATLSRILNGHASITPDIAIRLEEALGASREMWCGMQMAYDLWIAAQKPRKRIEPLARPATAVKKEDTTGA, from the coding sequence ATGATCAAGCACTTCGCCCATGCCGGACTCAGGAAGTTCTTCGAAACCGGATCGAAAGCCGGGATCCAGCCTCACCACGCGGACAGGCTGCGCAAGCAGCTCGGCGCCTTGAACCACGCGACGCGTCCTGAAGACATGGGAGTCCCCGCCTGGGGCCTGCATGCACTGAGTGGCGGCATGGCGGGCTGCTGGTCGGTCTCGGTCAATGCGAACTGGCGGCTGACCTTCCGCTTCGAGGACGGCCACGCTTATGTCGTCGACCACCAGGACTATCACCAGCAACACCAGGGAACCATGAAACACCAGGAAACCATCATGACTCCCATGCACAACCCGCCGCACCCCGGCGCGGTGCTGAGCGACTGGCTCGAGGGCCTGGACGGCATCACCATCACCGCCTTCGCGGCACACCTTGGCGTCACGCGCGCAACGCTGTCGCGCATCCTGAACGGCCATGCGTCGATCACGCCGGACATCGCCATCCGCCTGGAGGAAGCCCTGGGTGCCAGCCGCGAGATGTGGTGCGGCATGCAGATGGCCTACGATCTGTGGATCGCGGCGCAGAAGCCGCGCAAGCGTATCGAGCCGCTGGCGCGGCCGGCGACCGCGGTAAAAAAGGAAGACACCACCGGCGCCTGA
- a CDS encoding YdcH family protein, whose amino-acid sequence MFPEYREQIDRLCAKDGHFAKMVDRHSELDQQIQQMEEGKIPIDGVSIETLKKEKLMLKDKLYAVLTRKP is encoded by the coding sequence ATGTTCCCTGAGTACCGTGAGCAGATCGACCGTCTTTGTGCCAAGGATGGGCATTTCGCCAAGATGGTCGATCGTCACAGCGAGCTGGACCAGCAGATCCAGCAGATGGAGGAGGGCAAGATCCCGATCGATGGTGTCTCTATCGAGACCTTGAAGAAGGAAAAGCTGATGCTCAAGGACAAGCTGTATGCGGTATTGACGCGCAAGCCTTGA
- a CDS encoding cytochrome P450/oxidoreductase, whose amino-acid sequence MSDATATPPSGGCPFHAAPPAAGACPAGAPEAVSAQAAAFDPFSDAYQQDPPEYVRWAREQEPVFYSPRLGYWVVARYDDIKAVFRDNLTFSPAIALEKITPTGPEANAVLASYGYAMNRTLVNEDEPAHMPRRRALMEPFTPEALQHHEPMVRQLVRDYVDRFIDDGRADLVDQLLWEVPLTVALHFLGVPEEDMDTLRRYSIAHTVNTWGRPRSEEQVAVAHAVGNFWQLAGRILDKMRQDPDAPGWMQYGIRKQRELPDVVTDSYLHSMMMAGIVAAHETTANAAANAIKLLLQHPDAWRELCADPGLIPNAVEECLRHNGSVAAWRRVVTRDTVVGGVPLAAGAKLLIVTSSANHDPAHFEDADLFDIRRDNAVDHLTFGYGSHQCMGKNLARMELQVILQELTRRLPHLRLPAQRFTYVPNTSFRGPEHLWVEWDPAANPERARPALRDAQAPVRVGEPVRHAAGRAMVVESVAAAAQGVLRLRLRPADGRALPRWSPGAHIDVDCGGTGLSRQYSLCGDPSDPGVLEIAVLKEEAGRGGSRWLHENVRAGARLTIRGPRNHFRFDEGCRRAVLVAGGIGITPISAMARRARELGIDYALHYSGRARASMALLDELAALHGERLHVYAGDEGQRADFAALLAGASADTQVYACGPARMLEALQDCCAALPGDALRIEHFHGTGGTDPAADAPFTVELKDSGLVLEVPAGQTLLATLRRANIDVASDCEEGLCGSCEVRVLSGQVEHRDVVLTRAEREANGRMMACCSRARTGQRIVLEL is encoded by the coding sequence ATGTCCGACGCCACCGCCACGCCACCGAGCGGGGGTTGCCCCTTCCACGCCGCACCGCCTGCCGCGGGCGCTTGCCCGGCCGGTGCGCCCGAAGCGGTCAGCGCGCAGGCGGCCGCCTTCGATCCCTTCTCCGACGCCTACCAGCAGGACCCGCCCGAGTATGTACGCTGGGCGCGCGAGCAGGAGCCGGTGTTCTACAGTCCGCGCCTGGGCTACTGGGTGGTGGCCCGCTACGACGACATCAAGGCGGTCTTCCGCGACAACCTGACCTTCAGCCCCGCGATCGCGCTGGAGAAGATCACGCCGACCGGGCCCGAGGCCAATGCGGTGCTGGCGTCCTATGGCTATGCGATGAACCGCACGCTGGTCAACGAGGACGAGCCCGCCCACATGCCGCGCCGGCGCGCGCTGATGGAGCCCTTCACGCCGGAGGCGCTGCAGCATCACGAGCCGATGGTGCGCCAGCTGGTGCGCGACTACGTCGACCGCTTCATCGACGACGGCCGCGCCGACCTGGTCGACCAGTTGCTGTGGGAGGTACCGCTGACGGTCGCCCTGCATTTCCTCGGCGTGCCCGAGGAGGACATGGACACGCTGCGGCGCTACTCGATCGCGCATACCGTCAATACCTGGGGCCGCCCGCGCTCCGAGGAGCAGGTGGCGGTGGCGCATGCGGTGGGCAACTTCTGGCAGCTCGCCGGCCGCATCCTCGACAAGATGCGGCAGGATCCCGACGCGCCCGGCTGGATGCAATACGGCATCCGCAAGCAGCGGGAACTGCCGGACGTCGTGACCGATTCCTACCTGCATTCAATGATGATGGCGGGCATCGTCGCTGCCCACGAGACCACCGCCAATGCCGCCGCCAATGCCATCAAGCTGCTGCTGCAGCATCCCGACGCCTGGCGCGAGCTGTGCGCCGATCCGGGCCTGATCCCCAACGCGGTCGAAGAATGCCTGCGCCACAACGGCTCGGTGGCGGCCTGGCGCCGCGTGGTCACGCGCGACACCGTGGTCGGCGGCGTGCCGCTCGCGGCCGGCGCCAAGCTGCTGATCGTCACCTCGTCGGCCAACCACGATCCGGCGCATTTCGAGGATGCCGACCTGTTCGACATCCGCCGCGACAATGCCGTCGATCACCTGACCTTCGGCTACGGCTCGCACCAGTGCATGGGCAAGAACCTGGCGCGCATGGAGCTCCAGGTCATCCTGCAGGAACTGACCCGGCGCCTGCCGCACCTGCGCCTGCCGGCACAGCGCTTCACCTATGTGCCGAACACCTCTTTCCGCGGTCCGGAGCACCTGTGGGTGGAATGGGACCCGGCCGCCAATCCCGAGCGCGCCCGCCCCGCCTTGCGCGACGCGCAGGCGCCGGTGCGCGTCGGCGAGCCGGTGCGCCATGCGGCCGGCCGCGCGATGGTGGTGGAGAGCGTGGCAGCCGCGGCGCAGGGCGTGCTGCGGCTGCGCCTGCGCCCGGCCGATGGGCGCGCGCTGCCGCGCTGGTCGCCCGGCGCGCATATCGACGTGGATTGCGGCGGCACCGGCCTGTCGCGCCAGTACTCGCTGTGCGGCGATCCGTCCGACCCGGGCGTGCTGGAGATCGCCGTGCTGAAGGAGGAGGCCGGGCGCGGCGGCTCGCGCTGGCTCCATGAAAACGTCCGGGCCGGCGCGCGCCTGACCATCCGCGGCCCGCGCAATCATTTCCGCTTCGACGAGGGCTGCCGGCGCGCGGTGCTGGTCGCCGGCGGCATCGGCATCACGCCGATCAGCGCGATGGCGCGCCGCGCGCGCGAGCTGGGCATCGACTACGCCTTGCACTACAGCGGCCGTGCGCGCGCCTCGATGGCGCTGCTCGACGAACTGGCCGCGCTGCACGGCGAACGGCTGCACGTCTACGCCGGCGACGAAGGGCAGCGCGCCGACTTCGCCGCGCTGCTGGCCGGCGCCAGTGCCGATACCCAGGTCTATGCCTGCGGACCGGCGCGCATGCTGGAGGCGCTGCAGGACTGTTGTGCCGCGCTGCCCGGCGACGCGCTGCGCATCGAGCATTTCCACGGCACCGGCGGCACGGATCCGGCCGCCGACGCGCCCTTCACGGTCGAACTGAAGGACTCGGGCCTCGTGCTGGAGGTGCCCGCCGGCCAGACGCTGCTGGCCACGCTGCGGCGTGCCAACATCGACGTCGCCAGCGACTGCGAAGAAGGGCTGTGCGGCTCCTGCGAGGTGCGCGTGCTGTCGGGCCAGGTCGAGCACCGCGACGTGGTGTTGACGCGAGCCGAGCGCGAGGCCAATGGCCGCATGATGGCCTGCTGCTCGCGTGCCCGCACCGGCCAGCGCATTGTGCTGGAACTGTAA
- a CDS encoding Bug family tripartite tricarboxylate transporter substrate binding protein translates to MNKTRGRLAGLLTLSLFGVLPPAQADGNRADAYPAKPIRWVVPYAAGGGSDFLARTIGQGLATRVGKPVLVDNKPGGNTAIGAAETAHAPADGYTVLSADNGTLVFNPALYKTLSYNPGKDFAPVTLMGRFPMILVVGPASPARTVQDFIAQAKASPAGVNYGSAGAGSPHHLAMELLKVEAGLNMTHAPYRGAAPALSDVAAGQIPAMMVDYAAGAAFIKAGKVRPLAVANAVRLPQLPEVPTFAEAGYRKVEAAALVGMVVPAATPPEVVAVLNRQVVAAIREPGVHQKLVDFGVEPVGNSPAEYADMLRAETARWHKLIRDLKITLD, encoded by the coding sequence ATGAACAAGACCCGCGGCCGCCTTGCCGGCCTGCTGACCCTTTCCCTGTTCGGCGTGCTGCCGCCGGCCCAGGCCGACGGCAACCGCGCCGATGCTTATCCCGCCAAGCCCATCCGCTGGGTGGTGCCCTATGCCGCCGGCGGCGGGTCGGATTTCCTGGCGCGCACCATCGGCCAGGGCCTGGCGACGCGCGTCGGCAAGCCGGTGCTGGTGGACAACAAGCCGGGCGGCAATACCGCCATCGGCGCGGCCGAGACGGCGCACGCGCCGGCCGACGGCTACACCGTGCTGTCGGCCGACAACGGCACCCTGGTGTTCAACCCGGCGCTGTACAAGACGCTCAGCTACAACCCGGGCAAGGATTTCGCGCCGGTCACGCTGATGGGCCGCTTCCCGATGATCCTGGTGGTGGGGCCGGCCTCGCCCGCCAGGACCGTGCAGGATTTCATCGCCCAGGCCAAGGCGAGTCCCGCCGGCGTGAACTACGGCTCGGCCGGGGCCGGCAGCCCGCATCACCTCGCCATGGAACTGCTGAAGGTGGAGGCCGGCCTGAACATGACCCACGCGCCTTACCGCGGCGCGGCGCCGGCGCTGTCCGACGTGGCCGCGGGCCAGATCCCGGCCATGATGGTCGATTACGCGGCCGGCGCGGCCTTCATCAAGGCCGGCAAGGTGAGGCCGCTGGCGGTGGCCAACGCCGTGCGGCTGCCGCAGCTGCCCGAGGTGCCGACCTTTGCCGAGGCAGGCTATCGCAAGGTGGAGGCGGCGGCGCTGGTCGGCATGGTGGTGCCTGCGGCCACGCCTCCCGAGGTGGTGGCGGTGCTCAACCGCCAGGTGGTGGCCGCCATCAGGGAGCCCGGCGTGCACCAGAAGCTGGTCGACTTCGGCGTCGAGCCGGTGGGGAACAGCCCGGCCGAGTATGCCGACATGCTGCGCGCCGAAACCGCGCGCTGGCACAAGCTGATCCGCGATCTCAAGATCACGCTCGACTGA
- a CDS encoding IclR family transcriptional regulator — MAVLKALARLGGQASLTALAAQVDESPAKVHRYLVSLVEEGLVVQQAGSQLYRLGLEALQIGLAAMRQADPIRAAEASLVRLRERLEVTCFVAVMGNKGPTIVRFEEPGLPVTVNVRVGSVLPLLWSATGRVFLGLLDAARVQGLAAEELAQATPEQRAQLDPRDPIGRLRETVRAGGCAAVRDTNLKGISAVAAPVFDCHGRLCAVMAALGATGGFDPALDGPIALALREEALAVSRELGYGGAAD; from the coding sequence ATGGCCGTGCTGAAGGCGCTGGCGCGCCTGGGCGGGCAGGCCAGCCTGACCGCGCTGGCGGCGCAGGTCGACGAGAGTCCGGCCAAGGTGCATCGCTACCTGGTCAGCCTGGTCGAAGAAGGCCTGGTGGTGCAGCAGGCCGGCAGCCAGCTCTACCGGCTGGGGCTGGAAGCGCTGCAGATAGGGCTGGCGGCGATGCGCCAGGCCGATCCGATCCGCGCGGCCGAAGCCTCGCTGGTACGCCTGCGCGAGCGCCTGGAAGTGACCTGCTTCGTGGCTGTGATGGGCAACAAGGGCCCGACCATCGTGCGCTTCGAGGAGCCGGGCTTGCCGGTCACGGTGAACGTGCGGGTCGGCTCGGTGCTGCCGCTGCTGTGGTCGGCTACCGGCAGGGTCTTCCTGGGCCTGCTCGACGCCGCGCGCGTGCAAGGGCTGGCAGCGGAGGAACTGGCGCAGGCCACGCCGGAGCAACGGGCCCAGCTCGACCCGCGCGACCCCATCGGGCGGCTGCGCGAGACCGTGCGTGCCGGCGGCTGTGCCGCGGTGCGCGACACCAACCTGAAGGGCATCAGCGCCGTGGCGGCACCGGTGTTCGACTGCCACGGCCGCCTGTGCGCGGTCATGGCCGCGCTGGGCGCGACCGGCGGCTTCGACCCGGCACTGGACGGGCCGATCGCGCTGGCACTGCGCGAGGAAGCCTTGGCGGTCAGCCGGGAGCTGGGGTATGGGGGCGCGGCCGACTGA
- a CDS encoding SDR family oxidoreductase yields the protein MMWNWHASGQQIGGGAAGSRTQGEVGCLLLTGATGFIGGNVLVAAVNAGLSSRLLCLVRAGSAAEALGRLRANARQCGLPPSRTAWLGEENILLGELGTPFTLAQQARLARVTHLINCAAMASFSADERVTRVNVEDTLRFASHFAGSAALRRFIHVGTAMACGTRRGARVAETVIEEGRAGHGESAHGAQDGTGMEAAPGAPHDAGGHLVPYTRSKQEVEQLLRQRYPSLPLVVARPSIVVGHTVLGTQPSASIFWLFRIIHRTRRYTVRPQTRLDVIAGDDCAQALLRLALKPELRFRAYHLSAGAAAPTIAQVLAAMDDCARTEEALPYRACAPDELPALARDVARAEGLGNRRLIERALRLYAGFAELGYVFDNQRLRDEIGFEPLPITDYVSECMRTSHGVGLLEQMSWDFKA from the coding sequence ATGATGTGGAACTGGCACGCCAGCGGGCAGCAGATCGGAGGCGGTGCCGCGGGCTCCCGCACGCAGGGCGAGGTCGGATGCCTGCTGCTGACCGGCGCCACCGGCTTCATCGGTGGCAACGTGCTGGTGGCCGCGGTCAATGCCGGATTGAGCAGCCGCCTGCTGTGCCTGGTGCGCGCGGGCAGCGCCGCCGAGGCGCTCGGGCGGCTGCGCGCCAACGCCCGGCAGTGCGGGCTGCCGCCCAGCCGCACCGCCTGGCTCGGCGAAGAGAACATCCTGCTGGGCGAACTGGGCACGCCGTTCACGCTGGCGCAGCAGGCCCGGCTGGCGCGTGTCACGCACCTGATCAACTGCGCGGCGATGGCCTCGTTCTCGGCCGATGAACGCGTGACGCGGGTCAACGTGGAAGATACGCTGCGCTTCGCCTCGCACTTCGCCGGCAGCGCCGCGCTGCGCCGCTTCATCCATGTGGGCACGGCCATGGCCTGCGGCACGCGACGCGGCGCGCGCGTGGCCGAGACGGTGATCGAAGAAGGCCGCGCAGGGCACGGCGAAAGCGCGCACGGCGCGCAGGACGGGACCGGCATGGAAGCCGCACCCGGCGCGCCGCACGACGCCGGCGGCCACCTGGTGCCCTACACGCGTAGCAAGCAGGAGGTGGAGCAGCTGCTGCGGCAGCGCTACCCGTCGCTGCCGCTGGTGGTGGCCCGCCCGTCCATCGTGGTGGGCCACACCGTGCTGGGCACGCAGCCTTCGGCCAGCATCTTTTGGCTGTTCCGCATCATCCACCGGACCCGCCGCTATACCGTGCGGCCGCAGACGCGGCTGGACGTGATCGCCGGGGACGACTGCGCGCAGGCGCTGCTGCGCCTCGCCCTCAAGCCCGAACTGCGCTTCCGCGCCTATCACCTGTCGGCCGGCGCGGCGGCGCCGACCATCGCTCAGGTCCTGGCGGCCATGGACGATTGCGCACGCACCGAAGAGGCCCTGCCTTACCGTGCCTGCGCGCCGGACGAACTGCCGGCGCTGGCGCGCGACGTGGCACGCGCCGAAGGCCTCGGCAACCGCCGCCTGATCGAGCGGGCGCTGCGCCTCTACGCAGGCTTCGCCGAACTGGGCTATGTCTTCGACAACCAGCGGCTGCGCGACGAGATCGGCTTCGAGCCCTTGCCCATCACCGACTATGTGAGCGAGTGCATGCGTACCTCGCACGGGGTCGGGCTGCTCGAACAGATGAGCTGGGATTTCAAGGCCTGA
- a CDS encoding MipA/OmpV family protein codes for MPPALAAFVVAGLAGPAQAEITYTVGAAAGAGPRYIGSNQYRALGAPLFRADFGNGAFIDLLQGAGYTYKFANGMFVTGAFGYATGRSDRNRTDLAGSDHLKGMGKVQGSLMSSFQVGVPVYGGAVASLTLDVPLTHRERGLSGHLDLAVPLYQRGMHTLTLTPGIHFGSRRYTQTFFGVTDVQSAASGFRPYSTKAGIDSASLSLAWNVELSRAWSVRTLVTVSRLLGDAGDSPIVQSRQQVFGMTSLNYTF; via the coding sequence ATGCCGCCAGCGCTGGCGGCCTTTGTCGTGGCCGGGCTGGCCGGGCCCGCGCAGGCCGAGATCACCTATACCGTGGGCGCCGCCGCCGGCGCCGGCCCGCGCTACATCGGCAGCAACCAATACCGCGCGCTGGGCGCGCCGCTGTTCCGTGCCGACTTCGGCAACGGCGCCTTCATCGACCTGCTGCAAGGCGCGGGCTACACCTACAAGTTCGCCAACGGCATGTTCGTCACCGGTGCCTTCGGCTATGCCACGGGGCGCAGCGACCGCAACCGCACCGACCTGGCCGGCTCGGACCACCTCAAGGGCATGGGCAAGGTCCAGGGCTCGCTGATGAGCTCCTTCCAGGTCGGCGTGCCGGTCTATGGCGGCGCCGTCGCCAGCCTGACGCTGGACGTGCCGCTGACGCACCGCGAGCGCGGCCTCAGCGGCCATCTCGACCTGGCCGTGCCGCTGTACCAGCGCGGCATGCATACGCTGACCCTGACGCCGGGCATCCACTTCGGCTCGCGCCGCTACACCCAGACCTTCTTCGGCGTCACCGATGTCCAGTCGGCCGCCAGTGGTTTCCGCCCCTACTCGACCAAGGCGGGCATCGACAGCGCCAGCCTGTCGCTGGCGTGGAACGTCGAACTGTCGCGCGCCTGGTCGGTGCGCACGCTGGTGACGGTGAGCCGGCTGCTGGGCGACGCGGGCGACAGTCCCATCGTGCAGAGCAGGCAGCAGGTGTTCGGCATGACGTCGCTCAACTACACCTTCTAG